In one window of Aliidiomarina minuta DNA:
- the pepB gene encoding aminopeptidase PepB, with protein MSSAIQVELTQDQMPPAYKEKGSSFFAGDGMKINADSDETSLLRNIQQAGRKLDQAGIRTIEAVGAGWTLERQWALSQGFSDSLNKNEMRWNSDDMGVAEQLQAMYTTVSWARELVNLPPQDIYPESLCTRVIDKLKEVGGEQVSYRLLREEELLNEGWMGIHTVGRASINKPTMLQLDFNPTGNDDAEVDVALIGKGITFDSGGYSLKSSEGMIAMKCDMGGAATVAGALALAIQRGLNKRVKLILCCAENLVDGTAFKLGDIITYKDGQTVEIFNTDAEGRLVLADGLLAAGEMGAKRIIDAATLTGAAQVAVGQEYNALFSVDDAYSAQAMESAMQENEPLWRLPLADWHQFQCPSAFADTANSRPMKGGGTGGASNAAGFLLRFAPNKGANWLHFDLAAAYRKQGDQFWNTGATGLGIRTIARTLSQD; from the coding sequence ATGTCTAGCGCAATACAGGTCGAGTTAACTCAGGATCAGATGCCACCGGCGTATAAAGAAAAAGGCAGCAGCTTTTTTGCCGGTGACGGAATGAAAATCAACGCCGACAGTGATGAAACCTCTTTGTTGCGAAATATCCAGCAGGCAGGTCGCAAGCTGGATCAGGCCGGAATCAGAACGATAGAGGCAGTCGGTGCCGGTTGGACACTGGAACGCCAATGGGCATTATCACAGGGTTTTTCTGACAGTCTGAATAAAAACGAAATGCGCTGGAATAGCGATGATATGGGAGTGGCTGAGCAGCTGCAGGCTATGTACACCACAGTGAGCTGGGCTCGCGAACTGGTTAACCTGCCACCACAGGACATTTATCCTGAATCTCTCTGCACCCGGGTTATTGATAAGCTGAAAGAAGTAGGTGGCGAGCAGGTTAGTTATCGCTTACTGCGTGAAGAAGAGCTGCTGAATGAAGGCTGGATGGGCATTCATACGGTAGGCCGGGCCAGTATTAACAAGCCGACCATGCTGCAGCTTGATTTTAACCCCACGGGCAACGATGACGCCGAAGTTGATGTAGCTTTGATAGGCAAAGGTATTACCTTTGACAGCGGTGGTTATAGTCTGAAATCAAGCGAAGGCATGATTGCGATGAAGTGCGATATGGGCGGTGCGGCAACGGTCGCTGGCGCATTAGCACTGGCTATTCAGCGTGGGCTTAACAAACGCGTTAAATTAATTCTTTGTTGTGCAGAAAACCTGGTCGATGGAACCGCGTTTAAACTGGGCGATATTATTACTTACAAAGATGGTCAGACGGTAGAAATATTCAATACCGATGCTGAAGGTCGCCTGGTCTTAGCTGATGGTTTATTAGCGGCTGGCGAAATGGGCGCGAAACGTATTATCGATGCGGCAACCTTAACCGGTGCTGCGCAGGTAGCAGTAGGCCAGGAGTATAATGCACTGTTCAGCGTGGATGATGCATACAGTGCCCAGGCAATGGAATCAGCCATGCAGGAAAATGAGCCTTTATGGCGTTTGCCATTGGCTGACTGGCATCAGTTCCAGTGTCCCTCTGCATTTGCTGATACTGCAAACAGCCGTCCCATGAAAGGTGGTGGTACCGGTGGGGCCAGCAATGCTGCCGGATTTTTATTGCGTTTTGCTCCTAATAAAGGCGCTAACTGGCTGCACTTTGATCTGGCCGCCGCATACCGCAAGCAGGGCGATCAGTTCTGGAATACGGGCGCTACGGGCCTGGGTATCCGTACTATCGCGCGTACCCTGTCTCAGGACTAA
- the hrpB gene encoding ATP-dependent helicase HrpB, producing the protein MKEPQQLPVLALLPDLVKQLETQAVVLQAPPGAGKSTALPLYLLQKMATQGRIILVQPRRLAAVSIANFLAQQLNQEVGQQIGYQVRQQRRAGPDTRLLVVTEGILTRMLQSDPELSGTDLVIFDEFHERNLHSDLGLALFLESRQLRPELGLLVMSATLPAQALASWLQQQNISCHVLQSEGRQFPVEISYQPPTAQQPWLQKAVQVTQQAIASDYQGILVFLPGQAEIRRLQQQLQGSADLQVFALHGGLSLQQQNQVITPLPEGQRKLVLSTNIAETSLTLPGIGLVIDCGRERQAQYIPKYRLTRLITRRIAQAAATQRAGRAGRTGPGACIRVWSEDDWHSMAEYRPADIEQQDLTELLLEVAVWGSRVEDMAWFTAPNSGHLQSAKDTLQQIDALDDQGQATALGKQLSELGSDLRGALTLLKCEQQQRHLLPLAALLVASIEEQEQRDFHDVHSALQAVAATPQRWPRTQRRWLYWCARLKIKAHIGKWQARDLAWLLLQMFPDRVAAKRASGKDYQLATGAGLIWERDSMTSADWLIVVQVTFNERRSDGIIRQFLPLHEDWAAALLGDLTSVHTLARWRSDKGGLEKVEQLRLGALVVSERALPGEISAEQRVQALLNETQTRGLQIFNWDEASAQLLRRLRIWADQQSELDVSDDWLLQNLDSWAAPFWLALRTRSELSQWRPHNALRQLLSYAEQQRLDRELPTHWHAPSGRQHKIIYQQDGAAVVALKLQEVFGTPQTPLLAQGQLALTFDLLSPAGRLLQRTRDLAAFWQNAYLEVKKEMRGRYPKHPWPEDPEQAQASHLTTRALKR; encoded by the coding sequence ATGAAAGAACCCCAACAACTTCCTGTACTCGCCCTGCTTCCGGACCTGGTTAAACAGCTGGAAACTCAGGCGGTCGTTTTGCAAGCGCCTCCCGGTGCTGGCAAGTCAACCGCATTGCCTTTGTATCTGCTACAGAAAATGGCGACTCAGGGTCGTATCATACTGGTGCAGCCGCGGCGACTGGCCGCTGTTAGCATTGCGAATTTTCTTGCCCAGCAACTTAATCAGGAAGTGGGTCAGCAAATTGGTTATCAGGTACGGCAGCAGCGGCGGGCGGGGCCTGATACCCGCCTATTGGTAGTTACCGAGGGGATTCTGACCCGGATGCTACAAAGTGACCCTGAGTTGAGTGGAACTGACCTGGTCATTTTTGATGAGTTTCATGAACGTAATTTACATAGCGATTTAGGGCTGGCGTTATTTCTGGAAAGCCGCCAGTTGCGTCCTGAGCTTGGTTTGCTGGTCATGTCTGCTACGTTGCCGGCGCAGGCACTGGCGAGCTGGCTGCAACAGCAAAATATATCCTGTCATGTACTACAAAGCGAAGGCCGGCAATTTCCTGTGGAGATCTCCTATCAACCGCCTACGGCACAGCAACCCTGGTTGCAAAAAGCAGTGCAGGTTACTCAGCAGGCTATTGCCAGTGATTACCAGGGCATTCTGGTGTTTTTACCGGGTCAGGCTGAAATACGGAGGTTGCAGCAGCAACTACAGGGCAGCGCGGATCTACAGGTTTTTGCGTTGCACGGGGGCCTATCACTACAACAGCAGAACCAGGTGATAACCCCGTTGCCAGAAGGTCAGCGTAAGCTGGTATTGAGTACTAACATTGCCGAGACCAGCCTGACATTGCCTGGTATCGGCCTGGTTATTGACTGTGGTCGTGAGCGGCAGGCGCAGTATATTCCAAAGTATCGGCTGACTCGTTTAATTACCCGGCGCATTGCGCAGGCAGCGGCTACTCAGCGGGCCGGACGAGCCGGAAGAACCGGGCCAGGTGCCTGTATCCGGGTGTGGAGCGAAGATGACTGGCACAGTATGGCGGAGTACCGGCCAGCAGATATTGAGCAGCAGGATTTAACTGAACTTTTGTTGGAAGTCGCCGTATGGGGCAGCCGCGTTGAAGATATGGCCTGGTTTACCGCACCTAATTCAGGGCATTTGCAAAGTGCGAAAGACACCTTGCAGCAGATCGATGCGCTGGATGATCAGGGACAGGCAACAGCGTTAGGTAAACAATTAAGTGAGCTGGGCTCTGATTTGCGCGGTGCTTTGACCCTATTGAAATGCGAACAGCAACAAAGGCATTTATTACCCCTGGCTGCGTTGCTCGTTGCCAGTATTGAAGAACAGGAACAGCGTGATTTTCATGATGTGCACAGTGCATTGCAGGCGGTTGCAGCGACGCCACAGCGATGGCCCCGTACTCAACGCCGCTGGTTATACTGGTGCGCGCGACTCAAGATTAAAGCCCATATCGGTAAGTGGCAGGCCAGAGACCTTGCCTGGTTATTGTTGCAGATGTTCCCGGACCGGGTCGCTGCGAAGCGAGCTTCAGGCAAAGATTACCAGCTGGCAACGGGGGCGGGTCTGATTTGGGAGCGTGACTCCATGACGTCTGCTGACTGGTTGATAGTAGTGCAGGTTACCTTTAATGAGCGGCGCAGTGATGGCATTATCCGCCAGTTTTTACCCTTACATGAAGACTGGGCAGCCGCGTTACTGGGTGACCTAACCTCCGTCCATACCCTGGCGCGCTGGCGCAGCGATAAAGGGGGCCTGGAAAAAGTAGAGCAGTTGCGGCTGGGCGCTTTAGTCGTGTCAGAGCGGGCTCTGCCGGGTGAGATTAGCGCTGAACAGCGCGTTCAGGCATTGCTGAACGAAACCCAAACCCGCGGTCTGCAGATTTTTAACTGGGATGAAGCCAGTGCTCAGTTATTAAGGCGGCTGCGCATCTGGGCTGACCAACAGTCAGAGCTGGATGTGTCGGATGATTGGCTGCTGCAGAACCTGGATAGCTGGGCCGCGCCGTTCTGGCTGGCACTGCGCACACGGAGTGAATTGTCACAATGGCGGCCGCATAACGCATTGCGTCAGTTATTGTCTTATGCAGAGCAACAGCGCCTGGATCGGGAGCTGCCGACTCACTGGCATGCACCTAGTGGACGACAGCACAAAATTATTTATCAGCAGGATGGCGCCGCTGTGGTGGCGTTAAAATTACAGGAAGTTTTCGGAACACCGCAAACACCGCTTTTGGCGCAGGGCCAGCTGGCGCTGACTTTTGATTTATTATCCCCGGCGGGCCGCTTGCTGCAACGAACCCGGGATTTAGCCGCTTTTTGGCAGAATGCCTACCTGGAGGTTAAAAAAGAAATGCGCGGTCGTTATCCAAAGCACCCCTGGCCCGAAGACCCTGAGCAGGCGCAAGCCAGTCACTTGACAACAAGGGCGTTAAAACGATGA
- the mrcB gene encoding penicillin-binding protein 1B — MNKWLSSAGWLLLKLSLTGVTILFFYSVYLDSVVTERFEENRYQAPALLYSRALQISDDKPLQQGQVLRELQALNYRHTRYAREPGEFNLRDNMILLHRRAFDFADGFEPSQRLRLRFEDEELAEILAWPTQQPLSVARLEPQLIGRFAADSGEDRLLVNLEQVPQLMQDTLLLVEDRDFYQHRGVKPSAILRAASANLAAGRTVQGGSTLTQQLIKNMYLTHDQNLRRKANEAIMALILDYRFSKNEILEAYFNEVYFGQDRGHAIHGVGLASQYFFGKSVEDLTPAEIALLVGMVKGPSLYDPRRRPQRASARRDLVLRLMYENDLINQPQYLAAIEAPLVGRESTRLVVRDRPDYVDLVQRELRQLVPGKEWQQTGLRVFTHYDPYLQEYAEEALQRGVVSLQVADIEGAVVVADHQQGVVRALAGSIHPSQAGFNRALTARRPVGSLIKPFTYALALEQPERYELNTLLDDSAIVVTDERDREWQPGNFDGEFRGDVTLYESLVDSRNLPAIRVGLDLGVEKVRERLYNSGLDEPTHAYPSLLLGAVDMSPLAVTQLYSVLANQGGQQRLTSIQTVTTHWGHPLYRAQPMTQQVYTEEASYLTNYALQGVVREGTGQALGNTLGQSGIAGKTGSTNNLRDSWFVSYDSRHVVTVWLGRDDNQSVGLSGSRGALPVAAEYWQQAGVENMLMARPAGLIQGAFNKTTGAAVDLNCEGALLLPVRHYEPGRDIDCEGEIKESPEEDEKSWFKRIFG, encoded by the coding sequence ATGAACAAGTGGTTAAGTTCCGCTGGTTGGCTGCTGCTTAAGCTCAGTCTGACAGGCGTTACAATTTTGTTTTTCTATAGTGTGTACCTGGACTCGGTAGTGACTGAGCGTTTTGAAGAAAACCGCTATCAGGCACCTGCTTTGCTGTATAGCCGTGCTTTGCAGATCTCTGATGACAAGCCACTACAGCAGGGGCAGGTGCTACGTGAGTTGCAAGCACTGAATTACCGACATACCCGTTATGCCCGCGAGCCCGGCGAATTTAATCTGCGCGATAATATGATATTGCTGCATCGGCGGGCTTTTGATTTTGCCGATGGTTTTGAGCCGAGCCAGCGTTTACGACTGCGCTTTGAAGATGAAGAATTGGCAGAAATACTGGCCTGGCCAACGCAACAGCCGTTAAGTGTAGCCCGACTGGAGCCGCAACTGATAGGTCGTTTTGCTGCTGACAGTGGAGAAGATCGCTTGTTGGTGAATCTGGAACAGGTACCTCAACTGATGCAGGATACTTTGTTGCTTGTTGAGGACCGCGATTTTTATCAGCATCGGGGCGTTAAGCCCAGTGCTATTCTCCGGGCAGCTTCAGCTAATCTGGCGGCGGGCCGGACGGTGCAGGGGGGAAGTACTCTTACTCAGCAGTTGATTAAAAATATGTATCTGACTCATGATCAGAATCTGCGGCGCAAGGCTAATGAAGCCATTATGGCTTTGATTCTGGATTATCGCTTTTCAAAAAATGAAATTCTGGAGGCCTATTTTAACGAAGTGTATTTCGGTCAGGATCGGGGTCATGCCATTCACGGTGTAGGTTTGGCCTCACAGTATTTCTTTGGCAAGTCAGTGGAAGACCTGACCCCCGCTGAAATCGCCCTGCTGGTGGGCATGGTAAAAGGTCCTTCTTTGTATGACCCAAGGCGCAGACCGCAACGAGCCAGTGCACGACGGGATCTAGTGCTGCGTCTCATGTACGAGAATGACCTTATCAACCAGCCTCAGTACCTGGCTGCTATTGAAGCACCTTTAGTCGGGCGGGAGAGCACCCGGCTGGTGGTTCGTGACCGACCGGACTACGTTGACCTGGTGCAGCGGGAATTGCGTCAGCTGGTGCCAGGCAAAGAATGGCAGCAGACCGGCTTACGTGTATTTACACATTATGACCCTTATCTGCAGGAATACGCGGAAGAGGCCTTACAGCGAGGTGTTGTGTCTTTGCAGGTGGCGGATATAGAAGGCGCTGTTGTGGTTGCCGACCATCAGCAGGGCGTGGTCAGAGCGCTGGCTGGCAGCATACATCCCAGTCAGGCCGGGTTCAATCGGGCGCTGACCGCGAGAAGACCCGTTGGTTCGCTGATTAAGCCCTTTACATACGCCCTGGCACTAGAGCAACCAGAACGTTATGAGCTGAATACTCTGTTGGATGACAGCGCTATCGTGGTGACGGATGAACGTGACCGGGAGTGGCAACCAGGCAATTTTGACGGTGAGTTTCGTGGTGATGTTACTCTTTATGAGAGTTTAGTTGATTCGCGCAACCTTCCGGCTATACGGGTGGGCCTGGATCTGGGGGTAGAAAAAGTGCGTGAACGTCTTTATAACTCAGGGCTGGATGAACCTACCCATGCTTATCCTTCATTATTGTTAGGTGCAGTTGATATGTCTCCGCTGGCCGTCACTCAACTTTACTCAGTACTGGCTAATCAGGGTGGGCAACAACGCTTAACCAGTATTCAGACGGTGACAACTCATTGGGGACATCCACTGTATCGGGCGCAACCTATGACGCAACAGGTCTACACGGAAGAAGCCAGCTATCTGACCAATTATGCATTACAGGGCGTTGTGCGCGAAGGTACCGGGCAGGCTCTGGGCAATACCCTGGGGCAGAGCGGTATTGCCGGAAAAACTGGCTCAACCAATAATTTACGTGACAGTTGGTTTGTCTCTTATGATAGTCGTCATGTGGTGACAGTATGGTTGGGCCGGGATGATAACCAGTCGGTAGGCCTGAGTGGTAGTCGTGGAGCACTGCCCGTCGCAGCAGAATACTGGCAGCAGGCTGGTGTCGAGAATATGCTGATGGCGCGGCCAGCAGGTCTAATACAAGGGGCTTTTAATAAGACCACTGGCGCAGCAGTTGATTTAAATTGCGAAGGCGCGCTGCTGCTACCGGTCAGGCATTATGAGCCGGGCCGCGACATTGATTGTGAGGGTGAAATTAAGGAGTCACCGGAAGAGGACGAAAAGTCCTGGTTTAAACGCATCTTTGGCTAA
- a CDS encoding NAD-dependent malic enzyme, whose protein sequence is MTDKKVKHPLYIPHSGPKLLETPLLNKGSAFSRDERIAFNLTGLLPPRYETIEEQVSRAYKQYSSFDTPINKHIYLRAIQDNNETVFYRLLQDHLEEMMPIIYTPTVGDACEQFSDIYRSSRGLFISYAERDQMDDILRNATKGKVKVIVVTDGERILGLGDQGIGGMGIPIGKLSLYTACGGISPAYTLPVMLDVGTDNEKLLNDPMYMGARHKRIRGEEYSNFVDTFIQSVRHRWPEAMIQFEDFAQPNAMPILNRYRDEICCFNDDIQGTAAVTVGSLLAACKSKEQKLSDQRVVFVGAGSAGCGIAEQIIDQMTAEGISDKQARSQMYMVDRFGLLTEGMTGLRDFQQALVQSEDAVANWSYSGEYASLLDVMYCAKPTVLIGVSGQSGLFTEQVISAMQQNCPQPIIFPLSNPSRNVEATPEQVIEWTRGNVMIATGSPFAPVHYEGKTYPIAQCNNSYIFPGIGLGALSVRSSRITNEMLMAASQTLAESSPAARGLSEHLLPPITGIADLSKQIAFAVGKVAQEQGYALEVSDDVLRERIEKNFWRPEYRDYKRVSI, encoded by the coding sequence ATGACAGACAAAAAAGTTAAGCATCCGCTCTATATTCCCCACTCAGGCCCGAAGTTACTGGAAACCCCTCTGCTCAACAAAGGCAGTGCTTTTAGTCGTGACGAGCGCATCGCTTTTAATCTGACCGGTTTGTTACCACCGCGCTACGAAACTATCGAAGAGCAGGTGAGTCGCGCTTACAAACAGTATTCAAGCTTCGACACACCTATTAACAAACATATCTACCTGCGTGCTATTCAGGATAATAACGAAACCGTATTTTACCGGCTGTTGCAGGACCACCTGGAAGAAATGATGCCTATCATTTACACCCCTACGGTAGGTGACGCCTGTGAACAATTCTCGGATATTTACCGCAGCTCACGAGGCTTATTTATATCCTATGCTGAACGTGACCAAATGGATGACATTTTACGCAATGCCACCAAAGGCAAAGTTAAAGTTATCGTAGTTACTGATGGAGAACGCATACTCGGCCTGGGTGACCAGGGTATTGGCGGCATGGGAATCCCTATTGGTAAGTTATCTCTGTATACCGCCTGTGGTGGAATCAGCCCGGCGTACACTCTCCCAGTAATGCTCGACGTAGGTACGGATAACGAAAAACTGCTTAACGATCCTATGTACATGGGCGCCCGCCATAAACGGATTCGCGGTGAAGAATACAGTAACTTTGTTGATACCTTTATCCAGTCTGTACGACACCGCTGGCCAGAAGCCATGATCCAATTCGAAGATTTTGCCCAACCTAACGCGATGCCTATTCTGAATCGTTACCGCGACGAGATCTGCTGTTTTAACGATGACATTCAAGGCACTGCCGCAGTAACCGTGGGCTCTCTGCTTGCAGCCTGTAAAAGCAAAGAGCAGAAATTATCCGACCAACGCGTCGTTTTTGTCGGCGCGGGTTCTGCTGGTTGTGGTATTGCCGAACAAATCATTGACCAGATGACCGCTGAAGGCATCAGTGATAAACAGGCGCGCAGCCAGATGTACATGGTTGACCGCTTTGGTTTGTTGACCGAAGGTATGACAGGTTTGCGCGATTTTCAGCAAGCTCTTGTACAGTCCGAAGATGCCGTTGCGAACTGGTCATACAGCGGTGAGTATGCTTCTCTGCTGGACGTTATGTACTGTGCGAAACCCACAGTACTGATTGGAGTTTCAGGCCAGAGTGGCCTGTTTACTGAACAGGTCATTAGTGCCATGCAGCAAAATTGCCCGCAGCCCATTATTTTTCCGCTCAGCAACCCGTCCCGCAATGTCGAAGCTACTCCAGAGCAAGTCATTGAATGGACTCGCGGCAACGTGATGATAGCTACGGGCAGTCCTTTCGCTCCAGTCCATTACGAGGGTAAAACCTACCCCATAGCCCAGTGCAACAACAGCTATATCTTCCCCGGCATCGGCCTGGGCGCTTTGTCTGTGCGTTCTTCCCGTATTACCAATGAAATGCTGATGGCCGCCAGCCAGACCCTGGCTGAATCATCGCCGGCAGCGCGGGGGCTTTCTGAACACCTGTTGCCACCGATCACGGGTATCGCTGACCTGAGCAAACAAATTGCCTTTGCTGTGGGCAAAGTAGCCCAGGAGCAGGGTTATGCCCTTGAAGTTTCAGACGATGTACTGCGCGAACGTATCGAGAAAAACTTCTGGCGGCCTGAATACCGGGATTACAAACGCGTCAGCATTTAA
- the hemL gene encoding glutamate-1-semialdehyde 2,1-aminomutase, which produces MSRSSELFSQAQHSIPGGVNSPVRAFNGVGGSPLFFERANGAYMFDVDGNRYVDYVGSWGPMILGHNHPEIRDAAIEAAERGLSFGTPTAIEVTMAEKIIEIVPSIEKVRMVNSGTEATMSAIRLARGYTGRDKILKFEGCYHGHVDSLLVKAGSGALTLGTPNSPGIPADLAQHTLTVSFNEPDEVRDVFERYGDEIACIIVEPVAGNMNCIPPAEGFLQTLRDVCDQHKSVLIFDEVMTGFRVAPGGAQEYYGVTPDLTCLGKVIGGGMPVGAFGGKREIMDHIAPTGPVYQAGTLSGNPVAMAAGLAALTALQDHGLYQVMNQRVETLVNGLQEAADEAGIPLTTNHVGGMFGFFFTSEKVTSFAGATACNMEHFKAFYHEMLKRGIYLAPSAFETGFMSMAHSETDIEETLQAARQAFASLK; this is translated from the coding sequence ATGTCTCGCTCAAGCGAATTATTTTCTCAGGCTCAGCACAGTATCCCCGGTGGCGTAAACTCGCCGGTTCGCGCATTTAATGGTGTGGGCGGCAGTCCTTTGTTCTTTGAACGGGCCAATGGCGCCTACATGTTTGATGTTGATGGTAATCGCTACGTTGATTACGTCGGCTCCTGGGGACCTATGATTCTCGGCCATAACCATCCGGAAATACGCGATGCCGCTATTGAAGCGGCTGAACGAGGCCTGAGTTTTGGTACGCCTACCGCTATTGAAGTGACCATGGCTGAAAAAATTATTGAGATAGTACCTTCGATAGAAAAAGTACGCATGGTTAACTCCGGTACCGAAGCGACCATGAGCGCCATTCGTCTGGCCCGGGGTTATACTGGCCGCGATAAAATTCTCAAATTCGAAGGCTGTTATCACGGCCATGTCGACTCACTACTCGTCAAGGCAGGTTCCGGCGCTTTGACTTTGGGCACACCAAACTCACCTGGCATACCGGCAGATTTAGCGCAGCATACGCTGACAGTAAGCTTTAATGAGCCTGACGAAGTCCGCGACGTATTCGAACGTTATGGCGATGAGATCGCCTGCATCATTGTTGAGCCGGTCGCCGGTAACATGAACTGCATACCTCCGGCTGAAGGTTTTTTACAAACCTTGCGTGATGTCTGTGACCAGCATAAGTCAGTACTTATCTTTGATGAAGTTATGACCGGCTTTCGGGTTGCCCCTGGCGGTGCTCAGGAATATTACGGCGTAACTCCGGACCTTACCTGCCTGGGTAAAGTTATTGGTGGTGGTATGCCTGTCGGCGCCTTTGGCGGTAAACGGGAAATTATGGATCATATCGCTCCAACTGGTCCGGTCTATCAGGCAGGTACCTTATCAGGCAACCCTGTAGCCATGGCAGCCGGTTTGGCTGCGCTTACAGCATTGCAGGACCACGGGCTTTATCAGGTTATGAATCAACGGGTAGAAACCCTGGTCAACGGTTTGCAGGAAGCTGCAGACGAAGCGGGCATTCCGCTGACGACTAACCATGTTGGCGGCATGTTTGGATTTTTCTTCACCAGTGAGAAAGTGACCAGCTTTGCCGGTGCCACAGCCTGTAATATGGAGCACTTTAAAGCTTTTTATCACGAAATGCTGAAACGTGGTATCTACCTCGCTCCAAGCGCCTTCGAAACGGGTTTCATGTCGATGGCACATAGCGAAACTGATATTGAAGAAACTCTGCAGGCCGCACGTCAGGCATTTGCCAGTCTGAAATAA
- a CDS encoding aspartate carbamoyltransferase: protein MMHFTGADILSVKQFDPDSIARIFAIADQMQPYAHRKKRTRVLDGAILGNLFFEPSTRTRVSFGTAFNLLGGEVRETTGMESSAIAKGESLYDTARVLSSYSDIIAMRHPKAGSVAEFAEGSRVPVINGGDGANEHPTQALLDLYTIKKELEHNKLGIDGMHICMVGDLKYGRTVHSLSKLLSMYSNVRFTLISPRELSMPDDILSMLDSAGHKVHITEHIEGSMDADIVYQTRIQQERFATAEEADQYRGKFRLNNEIYTRHYKPNTVIMHPLPRDSRAEANELDNDLNQNPNLAIFRQADNGVLIRMALFALTLGVEDLLQKYETDVIWHSDKANI, encoded by the coding sequence ATGATGCACTTTACAGGCGCCGATATTCTCTCGGTCAAACAGTTTGACCCAGACTCCATCGCGCGAATTTTTGCAATCGCTGATCAGATGCAACCCTACGCTCACCGAAAAAAACGTACCCGAGTCCTCGACGGCGCTATTCTGGGCAATCTGTTCTTCGAACCCTCAACACGCACCCGGGTCAGCTTTGGTACCGCTTTTAACCTGCTCGGCGGCGAAGTCCGTGAAACCACGGGTATGGAAAGCTCGGCGATTGCTAAAGGTGAGTCCTTATATGACACCGCCCGAGTGCTTTCCAGTTACAGCGATATAATCGCTATGCGTCATCCCAAAGCAGGTTCCGTTGCGGAGTTCGCTGAAGGCAGCCGGGTACCGGTCATTAATGGTGGTGACGGGGCCAACGAACATCCTACCCAGGCATTACTGGATTTATATACCATCAAAAAAGAGCTCGAACACAACAAGCTCGGCATCGATGGCATGCACATCTGCATGGTGGGTGACCTCAAATATGGTCGTACAGTGCACTCCTTATCCAAATTACTGAGCATGTACAGCAACGTGCGTTTCACGCTGATTTCGCCCCGTGAACTTAGCATGCCTGACGATATTTTAAGTATGCTGGATAGCGCTGGCCACAAGGTCCATATTACCGAACATATCGAAGGTTCTATGGATGCGGACATCGTCTATCAGACCCGCATTCAGCAAGAACGTTTCGCTACAGCAGAAGAAGCTGATCAATATCGCGGTAAATTCCGTTTAAACAATGAAATCTATACTCGTCACTACAAACCAAATACTGTCATCATGCATCCGCTACCGCGCGATTCTCGTGCTGAAGCTAATGAGCTGGATAATGACTTAAACCAGAATCCTAACCTGGCTATTTTCCGTCAGGCCGATAATGGTGTGTTAATCCGTATGGCACTTTTTGCACTGACCCTCGGTGTTGAGGATCTACTGCAGAAATATGAAACTGACGTTATCTGGCACAGTGATAAAGCAAACATATAA
- a CDS encoding CopD family protein — translation MKEFLLLHTDWLKALHISFMVAWFAGIFYLPRLFVYHAENHKHDVHELFKVMERRLLFFVTPFALLTLIFGLGILYAWGVALSNLPLWLHIKFVLVALLYLYHIYCFKLLADFRNDLNTRSSRWYRVFNEIPVLLLFAIIILAVVKP, via the coding sequence ATGAAGGAATTCCTGCTCCTACATACTGACTGGCTTAAAGCACTGCATATCAGTTTTATGGTGGCCTGGTTTGCCGGTATTTTTTATCTGCCCCGGCTGTTTGTTTATCATGCTGAGAACCATAAGCATGATGTACATGAACTTTTTAAGGTCATGGAACGGCGGCTACTCTTTTTCGTAACACCTTTTGCCCTGTTAACTTTAATTTTTGGTTTGGGAATTTTATACGCGTGGGGCGTAGCATTGTCTAATCTGCCCCTGTGGCTACATATAAAATTCGTGTTAGTCGCTTTGCTATATCTTTACCATATTTATTGCTTCAAGCTGCTTGCCGACTTCCGCAACGATTTAAATACCCGCAGCAGTCGCTGGTATCGGGTTTTTAATGAAATTCCGGTACTCTTACTGTTTGCAATTATAATCCTGGCTGTGGTTAAGCCATAA